AGCTGGTCGGTGGGAACGTTACAGTGTTGGAAGTTCTACCTGCACGTCGAAGTCCAGGCGCCGCAGACGCTCCACTAAGTCTCTCTTGCACTCTTTTGTCGTGTTGGTCACGAACTTGACGGCGACAGACGCCTGCCGTAACCTGGACCCAGGAGAAGAGGGAAGGATGTTAGAATGAGGTGAGCAACGCCGCCGTgggcagcaggaagctgaagcGTTGCCACCTGCGGAGAGCCTCCTGCGCTCCAGGCACAGCCGTGTCTTCCACGTGAAGAGTTCCGCTCAGGTCGATGAGAACGGCCTTCAGAGCCCGTCTGCTCGCCATGATGGAGACCAGCTGACAGCAGGTCTGCAGGAGCTGAGATGGGAAATGTTTGGTCAAAACCTAAAGTGCCTCAATAATAACGGTGGTTTCCCACAGGCTGATCTTTACGCTCAGATGGAAGCCGGCGCCCTCACGCTCTGGAAATGGAGCTTTACTCCGTCTGAACAGGCGTCTTCTGCCATCAGAGAGATCGACCATTCATAAATCACATCGGTAGAGTCAGGATCTCTCAGATTACTGCTCAAACCTGTATCAGAGCAAACTGAGCGGATTATTGAACAGTTCAGCCTCCAAAGGTCTGACTTGCTGCCTAGAATCCAGATTTGAGGATTGTTTGATTGCATTTGGACCGAGGTGATCCTCTATTATTTAGACATGTTTGGATTTGATTCTGTTGTGTAGTTATCAATGTGAGCGTACAATTAATGCTTTTAATGCTCAACCAAAGTATCAAAGCGGCTTAAACACTCAGAGCCTCAGCTTAGCGAGCTCTGCAGGCGTTTGAGAGCAAATCAAGGCTGCAACACACTTGTTTCAAATATCAAATATAGCAGGTAAAACGATAGAGTTGAAACTCTTACTCGGCGGATGCTTATTGTCCCATTATATTGACCTTAAATATGTAGAATAATTCCGCACACAGAGGCTAACCGCTAATATCGTTTAGCATCTCTCTCCAGCTGCCGCTCGGTCCAACTGTTGTCCCGTTCGACTGGACTCGTCAGTAAACTTAAGAACTTTATTTCAACACTGACTTGTCTCAAAGTCGTAAGATGTTTCGTGTATCTTGTGCTTTATAGACATCTTCTGTCCTCACCTGATCAAAACCCGAGCGGCGCTGACattcacttcctggttcggATTCTTCTTCgccgtttttaaaaagccagtaaatcgtttgtttttgcagtcgctctctgctgccacctacagCCCAAATAAATAACTGGCCACAGatttacttgtttttttaaaaaaaaaaaactttttgaaaaacatgtttgaacATCACTCTCCCCTTTTTAATAACACTCTTTCTTCACGATTATTTGATTTCTCCGTCATGTTGTAATCAGATAAGAGGGTTACCCTCAACCACTTAATCACTCATTATAATAAAACATATGTGCTGCATCCTGAGCAGATGGATGGCATTAGTGGGTTTTCAGATAGATTTAATATGGAAAGTATTACCAGAACCATAATAACCTTCTGTTTGCACGATGCCAGACAAAACATAGAccaaatcctcttttttttttttacaagtttttcctctcctgttttCAGCTGGTTTTGTTGTTGAAAGAACATTATTTCGCCCACGAGAGCTAATATGACACTCGAGTCCAGACAACATCTTCATGTGAAATCACATGACCTGTTGGTGGTCCACTTTTGAGATGTTTCTCCATCTGTGCTGCCTGAAATGTCGGACCTGGTTTGGAAGGAACACGCGTGTCCAAATGTCTGTCCATCACTCCGGAGCGTGGATTGAtgattttgttttgctttcatgGAGGCAGCTCATCTCAGAAACAAGCATTTCCTCATAATGTGACTTCCACCCAAAACCACCACGTCCATGTCGGGGCGACAGGTGTTCCAGCCTCTTCCGCCTTTAACGGAAGCgttgaaatgaaaaacacatcTACCAGTtaaccaggagcagcagcaaggTCCATCTGACGTCATTCACATCCTTGGACCAAGCAACGTCGCTGTCACGTGACCTCATTGGTGGAGAAATAGCGCCCACGGGTGGTCTTTGGGTGTCACTACAATGTTACAGTATTTACATTCAAGAAACCCTCAATAACGTAAGACCACTTTCACATCAAGTTTATCATCAACATACAATAAATAGGACATTACAGAATAAATGTAACAATGATCAACATAAATTAAAATTCTATTCTACTGGAGTGAAGATGATGAATAATTAATATGGCTGATTTAGGGCGTCTCTGTTCTGGGTTCGTTGCCTGTTTGAGACagtgaaaataaaagcagcttcctgcttttCACAGTGAAAAGTGACCTTTTGAGAAATGAATCCAGGAGATTGGGAATGCCGACTCCTGTGTGGATTCAGGCCGCGCCGGGATTCAAACCTTCAGTTTACAcatgacaataaataaaagtctttAGCGTCCACCCTCCTGACGTGTGATCCGGTCTCGACTCGACTCTGCCTAAACGTCGATGGCCACGCCGTGCTTGGCAGAGATcacgtctctggttcctgtcaggTACATCAGCACCGAACACAGGTGAGGCAGCGTTGCCGTGGTGCTGACGTACAGCCAATAGGGCAGCGGCGCCGTGTTCCCAAACGGACACAACCAGAGACCGTGGCGCACGGCGTCCCGAACGTGGTGCGTCGCCATGGAGATGAAAAGCATCCAGGGCAGAGAGCACCAGGCGTCTTTGAGGCGCCCGAGCCACATGAGGAAACGGAGGGTGAGACAGAAGACGGGAATGAGAGATGAGCAGTGGAGAGGCGGACGCTGGGGGAGGGAGACGGCGGCCTGGAAGACGCACGAGATGGTCAGTGCACACGTCCAGAACAGCCAGGCACTGGCTACAAACAGACAAGAGACCGGAGATCCTCTCACCTTGACCGACAGGGATCCCGCCATGTAGAAGTGATCCAAGTCGATGATGGACGCCAGCAGGCCGGCCAGCAGCACCTCGTACAggtcgctcctcttcctcagcccgATCACCACTGCCCATGACcacaggcccaccaggccgTGCGTGGCGTTGTCCAGGGCGGCCCTCAGCCACAGGTGGTTCTGGATGACCGGCATCTGGAGGGCGTGGTCGGCCGCCACGCAGAAGGCACCGAGGCCTCCGGACGCCAAGAGGGAGGCGGAGCTGAACGTCTGAAGGAGCGCCTGAGCTTTCTCCGCCTCCACGGCGAGGCTGAGGGGGATCTGAGGGCCGTCCCGCCGCCCACccagcaggggggaggaggacggagaggagtCTAACTTGGAATAAAATCCTTGCATTGTGACAGACGGCCAATCATCAGCAAAGGTCACCGGAGGTCACAGAGcctggggcaggaggaggaagctcgGCAGCACTGACTGGCTTCCTGTTCTGGGCAAAAcaatttattttacaataaagaGACTCCAAAACACTAAATAGACAAATGAGAGCGAAAACATCAGATGGAACGAAGAAATGACAGCTGCTCGTTTCTCACATCTGCTTCAGATGGAAGATCCGACATGACAGTTGTTGGATTTCATCACAAAAAGCAAACTTGTTCACCCTGATTTGCCTCGACTTCTTCAGTCCTCGGGGAGGATCATCGTCAGACTTAATGAAAGCCTCTGAAAGCCGTGATTTTAATGCATATTATCAGGATTTGTGCTGCTGATGTTCTCTTTATCTTCCTCTCAATGACATCGGCGTGTTGCTCAGCATCACTGCCGCTAACAATAGCCTGTCAGCTAGCAGCCGCGCCGCGGAAAACCGGCACTTTTTCAAGAGAACACAATATCGCTTTGGAATTTATATGTTCGGTGACAGCGGAAAAACAGCAACTGACACCGTTTATGTcatttaaatacttttttggAAGGAAAACGAGACCTACCCCATTTCATCCCACTATTCCTTGTTTCcgtcttcttctttggttttaatgaaaAGTGGTTTAGAGCGCCATCAGCGCTCGACTGCCCCCAAGTGGCCACAGATGGAACCGTCGGTGGGTCCGTTCAACACTAGTCGTTAAATTTAATAGTTTATCTTGAAAGAGCTTAAGTCAACATAGTGggtgaaaagaaataaaacttaaAAAGGCTATTTAATCAGacttgatgtttttcttcagcagcaacTGTTGAAACATTGAACGTGGAGtttatcaaataaaaaaaaaacacgaaacGGCAGAACAAAATCAATGATTTTGATTAAAGTTTATAAATGTCGGATAATTTAATCAGATAGGCTAGGCTAATTTATAAAGCTAGGCTAGATTTGAAATGCAAACTTAAAGCAATAACTTTAAATTCACCACACATGTACAATATTTCCTTATAGCGACAGGGTCGTTCAGAAAAAGGAATGTTAATATCTTTAAAGGGGGACTCCGTAACGATACAAGACATTTAATAAAGatacaggggggaaaaaagtctgTTGGTAAATTTTATTTAGTTTATAGTGACATCATCCACCATACACTCTCGTCTCTTCCTAAAAATAATAGGATATAAAGTTATTGAAGCCATAAATTGTAAATAAGACCTCTAAACAGAATTCGTGTTTCGCCTcgctgtttccatggtgatagaCCAGATCAGCTGATCAG
The sequence above is drawn from the Takifugu rubripes chromosome 6, fTakRub1.2, whole genome shotgun sequence genome and encodes:
- the tmem267 gene encoding transmembrane protein 267; translated protein: MQGFYSKLDSSPSSSPLLGGRRDGPQIPLSLAVEAEKAQALLQTFSSASLLASGGLGAFCVAADHALQMPVIQNHLWLRAALDNATHGLVGLWSWAVVIGLRKRSDLYEVLLAGLLASIIDLDHFYMAGSLSVKAAVSLPQRPPLHCSSLIPVFCLTLRFLMWLGRLKDAWCSLPWMLFISMATHHVRDAVRHGLWLCPFGNTAPLPYWLYVSTTATLPHLCSVLMYLTGTRDVISAKHGVAIDV